The DNA sequence TGGAAGCATGTTGAGTGAAGAGGAGGCTGCCCAAGCAGGAAGGGAGTATATAGCCAAGGCAAACAAATTTGCAAATTTCGCAGGAAAGTTCTGTGAGCCTCAGCCCTTTCATGTGCCTGTCTGGCAAAACACGCATTGCTGGTTTGACTGCAATGATGTCCCGTAGATCTATCCCAACCTGACTAGGAATACACTctagagcaggggccagcaacctttttcagctgtgggctggtccaccgtctctcagatcatgtggtgggccgaactatatttttttgggggggggatgaacaaattcctgtgccccacaaataagccagagatgcattttgaataaaaggacacacatATTGATTCCCAgtccatccgcgggccagattgagaaggcgattgggctgcatccagcccacgggccttaggttgcctacccctgtttcgTACCTCAGCAGTTTTTCCCTGGCTGGGATTTGGCCTTCAACTCTGATTATGCCTCTTGCCTGTCTGGATGGAGACACTAGcttatttgcataaaatttgcattggctgccccacccacttattgcctctggccccgcccaccataGTCATGTAGCCCTTGGGAGGTTGCCCAACAGGGAATATCGCCCCcagacaggaaaaaaaaatcccccttgcCTTCCCTATATTTGAGACAGTGTTGAGGGACGTGACTGTGAGTTCCCACCTctgctttttgttcttttccaGATGGACCAGCTTGGCTTGAAAGAGGAAAATTCCCAGCGGTACAAGGATAGGTTGAGGCAGCACCATTTGAACGGACGCGCTCTGGCCTTCAGCGACAGGAACGAAATCAGAGGTGTCCTTGGCATGGGTCTCGGGGAGTGGGTGACCTTCAGCGCGTATTTCCTTGGGTCGGGGCCCTCTCAGGCCCCTTCGACATCGTCTCCCATGGTGGTCTTCGGAAAGAAGAGCTATTTAGGGACGCAAGAGAACACTCCGAGAGGAAGCACCTGGTCCGTCAACTTTTCCAGGGAAAATAACCAGCTCAACCAGGTTCTGTGCACCTGAGGCGTGCCGGAAATGGCTACTGGAATCTGGAGGAAGAGGTGAACTTGACGCTGCCACTTCAACATTAATTTATTTCCTATAGCAGGGAAGCGCTGTGGTCCCTAACTCCAGAAATAAAAGTTCACCAACTCTGCCCGAAATCCCCAGGCCCCTGGTGTGATTTATTTCCCCATAATCTGCACAAGATACAATCTATTTAATCAGATGGAAGATTCGGGAGAAGGAAAAGAATGTAATTCGCAAAGTGAATTGctttgagggtgttttttttttgtttggttggttttggttttaaaattaggaagtatatacaggtgaaactcaaaaaattataatattgtggaaaggttcatttctttcagtgttgttgttcagtcgttcagttgtgtccgactcttcgtgaccccatgaaccagagcacgccaggcactcctgtcttccactgcctcccgcagtttggccaaactcatgttagtagcttcgagaacactgtccaaccatctcatcctctgttgtccccttctccttgtgccctccatctttcccaacatcagggtcttttctagggagtcttctcttctcatgaggtggccaaagtaccggagcctcagcttcaggatctgtccttctagtgagcactcagggctgatttctttgagaatggagaggtttgatcttcttgcagtccatgggaccctcaagagtctcctccagcacgataattcaaaagcatccattcttcagtaATTcatcttaaaaggtgaaactaatatatgagatagactcatgacatgcaaagcgagttatgtcaagcctttattttttacaattgtgatgattatggtgtacagctgatgagaaccccaaattaacaatttcaactttggggttctcatcagctgcacgccataatcatcacaattatgacaagcaaaggcttgacatatctcgctttgcatgtcatctcatatattaaactccagtagctaatgaaaacaattgctttcataaatggacttttccacgatattctaatttttcgaatttcacctgtatgtaaaatcagtgctttttttcctttaaaaaaatgtttaggggtactctcgttttcctactcatgttgaaatactttctctcaatgaggccaaacttagagccacaaaatgtttaggggtatgcgtccccctgcatccccaccagggaaaaaagcactgcgtaaaatacataaacaaactaCGGCATTTGATCCCACAAGCAggagtgatggccacaaacttggatagctttaaaaaaaggataaggTGAGAAGTCTGTGAACTGGGTGTATGGGAAAGAAGCCAAAGCTAGACGGTGGTTTTTGTGCAACACTGAAAAagagtcacatctctccaggatgaagaggagccgttaatgagtaccctttgggttcggtcagtcggccagttacaaatccactgaatggtagcattgtctagccagCATTGCTACCATTCcatggatttgtaactggctgactgaccgaacccaaagggtactcatgaatggctcctcttcatcctggagagaagtgactagtggggtgccacagggttctgtcttgggcccagtcttattcaacatcttcatcaatgacttgaatgatgggcttgagggtatcctgatcaagtttgcagatgacaccaaattgggaggggtggctaataccccagaggacaggatcacacttcaaaatgaccttaacagattagggaagtgggccaaagcaaacaagatgaattttaacaaggagaaatgtaaagtactacacttgggggggggggaatgataggtacaaatacaggatgggtgacacctggcttgagagcagtacatgtgaaaaggatctaggagtcttggtagaccataaacttgacatgagtcaacagtgtgatgcagcagctaaaaaagccaatgcaattctgggctgcatcaataggagtatagcatctagatcaagggaagtaatagtaccactgtattccgctctggtcagacctcacctggaagactgtgtccagttctgggcaccccagttcaagaaggatactgacaagctggaacgtgtccagaggagggcaaccaaaatggtccaaggcctggaaacgatgccttatgaggaacggcttagggagctgggtatgtttagcctggagaagagaaggttaaggggggatatgatagccatgttcaaatatataaaaggatgtcatatagaggagggtgaaaggttgttttctgctgctccagagaagcggacacggggcaatggattcaaactacaagaaagaagattccacctgaacattaggaagaacttcctgacagtgagagctgttggacagtggaatttgctgccaaggagtgtggtggagtctccttctttggaggtcttgaagcggaggcttgacagccatctgtcaggaatgcttggatggtgtttcctgcttggcagggggttggactggatggcccttggggtctcttccaactctaggattctaagaggTTCAGGAGCTGAGATTTTGGGAGGTGGCAGCGGTGGCGAAAATGCTCCAAAACCATGAAATGACAGAGTAAATGACAGACAAAATAATAAGACATAATTTAATTTGGGGGTGAGATTGGTAACAAATGCACATCATATACAGTACACTTAATTCCTCTCTTCCTGTCCCATgcaggggtttgttttttgttttttaacccacaaccccccccccaaatatctgcAGTGAAATGTGGTTGAATCCATCCGATCTCAgcgttgtagtccgaaacatctgagCGGCGCTAGGCTAGTGACGGGTGTCTAGGGACCTCTCTTATCTTTCTGCTGCGATGAGCAGCTCTGGAGTTACCCTTCACCTTTCAACCCAGCACTTTTCTCCTCAGATGGTGACTCGCCCTCCTTGTTTCCCCTCCGGACTATGTGATTCAGGCCCCGCTGCAACTCAAACTGCCTCTTCAGGGAGAAGTCTAAATTGATGAGGAAGTTGGAAAAATACCTGGCCCTCCCCACCGTAAAATGGCTCTTCTGCAAGAAGGTTCGGAAAAGGTCAGGGTCTCCGTCGAGCTCCAAGAGTTTTCTGATGTCGCTCTTAATCTTGTCCAGCTCCAAAGCGTTGTCCTCGTAAAACGGCAACAACGCCTTGCTGTCTCTTTCCGACGCTTTGTCCtgccgatctcctcctcctcctccacctctgccATGGCCTTGCTTCAGCTGGGAGCCATGGCTTTCGGTGAGCTTTCCTCGCTGATGCTCATCTTCCGCACACTGCAAAATCCAGCTCAGGCGGCAAGGCCAAAAATGGGCGAGGAGGACCCAATCGACCACCTCTTTGGTCACCAACCTGCCATCTTCCCTACTGACGTTCAGCCCGGATTGGGGCTTATATCCTAGGTCAAgcatggacctaatggtcagcacCGTGTTGACGACCCTGTTCATTTGGACAAAATTTCCTGGGACGTAGTCTTCAAAATTCTCATGGCTCAGGTCTTGGAAGATGTGGTGGACTTCCTCTGTGGCCAACGAGCCCTTGGCTTCTCTGACCCCTTTGCTGTTGTGCTTGTGAGCCCGTGTTTCCCGATTAGGAGCACAATCCTGCCCCCGTTTCTTTCTTCCGTTCAGAATCCCCGCGAGCATCCGCCTCTTGCCCTTGCAGCTCATCCggggcagggagaaggggagagagacaaTTCGATTTAAGTACAGGTAGCCATTGCTGCAGGTGTTCTTCGACGACTGGATGCTGTCCACGAGGATTCCTGGGTCAGCGGCCAAGATGGTGATAAACGGAGCGTCTTCATCCGAAAGGAGGATTTTGATGGCGTCTAAGACGGCCACCACTTTGTCCGGAGTGCAGAGGTCTAAATTGACGATCTTCAGGACCACCCGGATCTCTCGGTCCTCCTCGAACGCCATGAATTGTAGGAAATGAGTGATTGTTTTCACCTCTTCCTTCACAAAGTGCATGAAGCCCAGCTGGTCTTTGGCGTTCATTTTCGCCTGGAGTTTCTTTTTCAGGGTGAATAAAATGTTTTTCGTGCAGCACATAAAAGGCAGAGAAGATGCGCACAGCACTACTGTTGTTGCGTACGCCACGCTTTCCCATAAATCGCCGCCCAATTTCAGCCTCGTCAGCACCGTGCTCAGAAACAATCCGAGGAACAGGCACAACAGGCCAAGCCAGaagagcttgctccatcttttcaAAGCCCATTTCTTTCTCCGTGTAACCGGCTCTTCCTTGAATCGCACGCCAAAGGACCGGAAAGTGCTGAACGGGATCCTGTAGTTGCCTTCGATTTCATCCAGCAGCGTTGTGACGATGCCGGCCCAGGTGTGGTCGCACCCTGCATATTCCCAGGCGTTGAAGTTGATGAAAATATAGTGGGTGCCTTCGGGCTTTGCTGAGCGCAGAAGGGGGTGAGCGAAGATGATGTGCCAGAGGAACGAAAGCAGGGAGTACGTGGTCCTTCTGGGTTTGTTTCCGTTTTGTTTGCTCCGCCAGCGCATGTGATCTGCAATGGAGAGCATCGCGTTGGAAGATTCCAGACAGAACAAacggaagtccttcttcacgcggCACACGGTTAAACTATGGGACTCGCTGGGCTAGATGGGGCATTGCTGTGATCCAGCAAACTCTGCTGAGGTTCTTACGCCTCGTGCTCACACCAGTTCCCAATTCGTGGGATACGAGGTCCGCATGAACAGATCCTCCTCTACAAATcgtttctctcccagccctacctggagctgctgggaattgaacccagggGATTCTGCTCTGACTCTGAACTGCAGCCCTTCTGACACAGTCTGCATGCCTTTCCTTGCAAAGGACTAGACAattcaggaaataataataataataataataataataataataataataataatgattttattatttgtactccgcccatctagccgggtccccccagccactctgggcagcttccaacaaatattaaaatacattaaaatgtcacagattaaaaacttccctaaacagggctgccttcaggtattttctgaatgtcaagtagttgcttatctctttgacctctgatgggagggtgttccacagggcgggtgccaccaccgagaaggccctctgcctggttccctgtatcttctcttctcgcagggagggaaccgccagaaggccctcggagctggacctcagtgtccgggctgaatgatgggggtggagacgctccttcaggtctactggatcgaggccgtttagggctttaaaggtcagcaccaacactttgaattgtgctctttCATCTGTGACGACTCGCGTCCGATGGCTGGTGGTCCTTACCTTCAATTTCACACAAGAGTCTCTTCTTGCCTCGGCCCCAGGGTGCGTAGAGTCCCACCGTCACAGGCAGGGCAATGTGGTGCAGAGTCTCAGCCAAGGCTTGGCAGTAAATGGTTTCGTTTGTTCCTGGTTCCTCTgtaaaacaaacagaaggaaatcaaaatgatttttatttcttaaaatttcaCCAGACTATGAGGACCGGCAGCAAGAAGAACCGGAGAAGAGAACTCATATCTAAGAGGCTGATTTGGAGACTACCTTACACACCCCGATTTTCTTTATCCGGAGGGGCCTCTCCCTTCCGCTGGAGTGAAATGTAGATGGGCTTACTCATCATCGTGGCGTTGAAAAAGTCCCCAATCCACAGGCTGCTTAACTCTGCCAAAGAAGGATAGGGCAATGAGTagagtcctgtccccccccccttggcactGGTAGGGTGAGGGGGGCAGAGAGGTCAACAGAAGGTGGCACCAGAGCacccagagaaaagaaaaatgtattccTTTATATGACGGCAGCTGCCAGACTACTGATCGCAAAAAAaatttgaaaaggggggggggaatcccatcaTTACTACAATGGCGAAgtaaagtgtggtgtagtggttaagagaggtggactcgtaatctggtgaaccgggttcgtgtctccgctcctccacatgcagctgctgggtgaccttgggctagtcacacttctctgaagtctctcagccccactcacctcacagagtgtttgttgtgggagaggaagggaaaggagaatgtgagctgctttgagactccttcgggtagtgataaagcgggatatcaaatccaaactcttcttcttcttcttcttcttcttcttcttcttcttcttcttcttcttcttcttccgagtTTGTAGAAACGGCAAAATTGACGGCGAGTATTAGAGggcactcaaatcagaaactaATTAAGGAATGGGAAGGAGCGAAGGAATACATGAAGATATACTGCTCTGGAATTGATATATTAATGGATAAGGTGTAAAACGTGCAGGGGGAAacaagaaagaataaaaaaagaattgtatGATAAGTAAACAAAAATCAACACAACTAATGGGTAGAAAGTAAAATATTGAGATCACACATGggtgaatcctagaatcctagagttggaagagaccccaagggccatccagtccaaccccctgccaagcaggaaacaccatccaagcattcctgacatatggctgtcaagcctccgcttcaagacctccaaagaaggagactccaccacactccttggcagcaaatcccaatgtccaacagctcttactgtcaggaagttcttcctaatgtttagctggaatcttctttcttgtagtttgaatccattgccccgtgtccgcttctctggagcagcagaaaacaacctctctccctcctctataggacatcctttgatatatttgaacatggctatcgtatccccccttaaccttctcttctccaggctaaacatacccagctccctaagccgttcctcataaggcatcgtttccaggccttggaccattttggttgccctcctctggacacgttccagcttgtcagtatccttcttgaactggggtgcccagaactggacacagtattccaggtgaggtctgaccagagcggaatacagtggtactattacttcccttgatctagacgctatactcctattgatgcagcccagaattgcattggcttttttagctgctgcatcacactgttgactcatgtcaagtttatggtgagggggagtggggggaggtgggaaacaattgaaattaGAAAATGTATATGAATTTAGAATTTGAATGTGATATTTCTGAAACGTGATGTTTGtatgtggtttttgttgttgttttctgtgattttgatatatatatatatatatatatatatatatatatatatatatatggtggcaCCAGAGCCGAAGATGGCTCGGGAACAGCCAGCTACTTCTGGCTttgcccccatcttcctccctgctgaatgcTATGAGGGCAACATTGAGATGAAGGAGGCAGAAGTCAACTGCCCAACTCCCTGTGCCATGGCTACCATCGCTGCTTCATCGCTAGCCATACTTGCTTCTGGGCCGGCAACTGTGGCAAGTTTTAGACGCCTATTAACAACTAGTACCCATAAATTTTCAGGTTGTACTGCTCTGTATTTTGATTCTGGATTTTTGATTTGACACCACAGGCAACTCCTCGCGTTTACGTGGGGGCTGCGTTCCGAGGCACCGCGCGTTTATGTGGAATCACGTATAACGGAAACACCATTGAGAAAACCGGCAAATGCCCTCTAAACCACTGGACTCCCTTGAAACAAAACCCTTACAAAACTTGAAAACCCCACCCAATTCCACTACAATTGCTctctccaaacctccttgctcaaactccaacCCTCCCCAGGCCTCAAAGGTTGGTGCAAAGGCTAGAGGCTGTTTTCGTGTCATTTTCATGCACTTTTTGGGCTGTTTTTGCCAATTTTCATGCCTTTCCCAGGTTCGTGGCAATGCAGTCACGTGTGGCTTTGAGTGCGTGTAAGCGGGGAGTTAGTTGCCTGTACATATTTTTGCTTTATTTGCCTTCTAGTCCTGTGATTTTTGTGGCTTTTGCTTTGTACAATGCTtagaggtggttgttgttttaaaaaagataccATGCATCCTATAAAACTGAtaagataaatgaataaaaaatggcTGGACTGAATGTCCATGTAAAAGCTGGAGGTGGCAGTGTGTGATGCTGCATCCTTCACTGCTGATGTGCGCAGAACAATGAACCGAAAGGAAAAGTAGGAATCGCCATAAGGAGCTCAAGGCCACACACGTTTAGGCAGAACAAACTATGCCAGCGGGCCAAGTAGTAggagctagagcaggcataggcaaagtcggccctccagatgttttgagactccacttcccattgtccctgacctctggtcctgttagctagggatcatgggagttgtagtcccaaaacatctggagggctgagtttgcctatgcctgatagagacagctggaaaagaaatgagATCTAGCTAGAATTGTTGTTAGTACGAGGAAGGCAGATAGCCCCTCCTGGAAGTAAAAACCTGCttgttgttacggaaattatgggggggggtcacctaagcaaagtctcctcctgagtaaactcatttggggtatggagtgatgcccttaaggggacccatctctctgccatgatccagtaggcgagagaccacagggaaatgcctcagcaggtaatctctgggtgcttcaggctaatatccctcaaccagaatcccattgttctctcccagataagtgctcaaggtatccttgccaatacttaacacccattcacacttctcagggctatctccctgatattgctctgtttcccccatatgctaatcttgtctttcctgtttttcctatatgcaaatcatgtataacccttccctttagtgatgtagtgatgatgtagtaatgatgtttccaaactgtattctgggatatgataggagtttttaaa is a window from the Lacerta agilis isolate rLacAgi1 chromosome 8, rLacAgi1.pri, whole genome shotgun sequence genome containing:
- the LOC117052101 gene encoding NTPase KAP family P-loop domain-containing protein 1-like produces the protein MLSIADHMRWRSKQNGNKPRRTTYSLLSFLWHIIFAHPLLRSAKPEGTHYIFINFNAWEYAGCDHTWAGIVTTLLDEIEGNYRIPFSTFRSFGVRFKEEPVTRRKKWALKRWSKLFWLGLLCLFLGLFLSTVLTRLKLGGDLWESVAYATTVVLCASSLPFMCCTKNILFTLKKKLQAKMNAKDQLGFMHFVKEEVKTITHFLQFMAFEEDREIRVVLKIVNLDLCTPDKVVAVLDAIKILLSDEDAPFITILAADPGILVDSIQSSKNTCSNGYLYLNRIVSLPFSLPRMSCKGKRRMLAGILNGRKKRGQDCAPNRETRAHKHNSKGVREAKGSLATEEVHHIFQDLSHENFEDYVPGNFVQMNRVVNTVLTIRSMLDLGYKPQSGLNVSREDGRLVTKEVVDWVLLAHFWPCRLSWILQCAEDEHQRGKLTESHGSQLKQGHGRGGGGGGDRQDKASERDSKALLPFYEDNALELDKIKSDIRKLLELDGDPDLFRTFLQKSHFTVGRARYFSNFLINLDFSLKRQFELQRGLNHIVRRGNKEGESPSEEKSAGLKGEG